One window from the genome of Cardiocondyla obscurior isolate alpha-2009 linkage group LG04, Cobs3.1, whole genome shotgun sequence encodes:
- the LOC139102151 gene encoding cell adhesion molecule DSCAML1 isoform X1: MDERKLLPLLILFLTGWQEAVAIVSMQHVAVDVGKDLELFCTTENVVPRYEQPNVMWVREGREDGQAVRLKVEPNGMLKLSNVSVNDVGNYSCTLDDDLDKTIFNLTVRTPPPALQNVWVKPSTILANILWEVDGNGGYPIIDFTAEYRLKPVVGEEPEEWKPISPIHIPPNSRQIDVYHLVPNTTYSFRVWATNQLGKGEIVEVEGHTQYSIEELELARHLLAGVENFDTRVWVAAVGIVMGTLLILGLGTCYLLYRECKVPSQLEEQEVIELVPNIILNPGFFDERTEHVPQDENFNNQTTTRLNNNSVVQPRRL; encoded by the exons ATGGACGAACGTAAATTGCTACCGTTGCTGATACTCTTCCTGACAG GATGGCAGGAAGCAGTAGCCATCGTATCAATGCAGCATGTTGCCGTGGACGTGGGTAAGGATCTAGAATTGTTTTGCACTACAGAGAATGTAGTTCCTCGTTATGAGCAACCCAATGTAATGTGGGTAAGGGAAGGGCGGGAGGATGGACAGGCTGTACGGTTGAAAGTCGAACCAAACGGCATGCTGAAGCTATCAAACGTCAGCGTGAACGATGTTGGCAATTACTCGTGCACCTTAGACGACGATCTCGACAAAACTATATTCAATTTGACGGTCAGAA caccTCCTCCAGCTCTACAAAATGTATGGGTCAAGCCATCTACAATATTGGCCAACATTCTTTGGGAAGTGGATGGTAACGGTGGATATCCTATCATAGACTTCACTGCTGAATATCGTTTGAAACCAGTGGTGGGGGAAGAACCGGAAGAATGGAAGCCCATTAGCCCAATACACATTCCTCCAAATTCT AGACAGATAGACGTGTATCATTTGGTGCCAAACACAACATACTCGTTTCGAGTGTGGGCAACCAATCAATTAGGAAAAGGAGAGATCGTGGAAGTCGAGGGTCACACGCAGTACAGTATAGAAGAACTGG AGCTCGCCCGACATCTTTTAGCTGGCGTAGAAAATTTCGATACACGCGTTTGGGTGGCAGCCGTAGGTATTGTGATGGGCACACTTTTGATTCTTGGTTTAGGTACTTGTTACCTACTGTATCGCGAGTGCAAGGTTCCTT CGCAGCTGGAGGAGCAGGAGGTGATTGAGCTCGTCCCCAACATTATTCTGAATCCGGGATTTTTCGACGAGCGCACTGAGCACGTACCACAAGACGAGAACTTCAACAATCAGACGACTACACGCCTCAACAACAACAGCGTCGTGCAACCTAGACGGCTTTAG
- the LOC139102151 gene encoding contactin-1a isoform X2, producing the protein MDERKLLPLLILFLTGWQEAVAIVSMQHVAVDVGKDLELFCTTENVVPRYEQPNVMWVREGREDGQAVRLKVEPNGMLKLSNVSVNDVGNYSCTLDDDLDKTIFNLTVRTPPPALQNVWVKPSTILANILWEVDGNGGYPIIDFTAEYRLKPVVGEEPEEWKPISPIHIPPNSRQIDVYHLVPNTTYSFRVWATNQLGKGEIVEVEGHTQYSIEELELARHLLAGVENFDTRVWVAAVGIVMGTLLILGLGTCYLLYRECKVPSGGAGGD; encoded by the exons ATGGACGAACGTAAATTGCTACCGTTGCTGATACTCTTCCTGACAG GATGGCAGGAAGCAGTAGCCATCGTATCAATGCAGCATGTTGCCGTGGACGTGGGTAAGGATCTAGAATTGTTTTGCACTACAGAGAATGTAGTTCCTCGTTATGAGCAACCCAATGTAATGTGGGTAAGGGAAGGGCGGGAGGATGGACAGGCTGTACGGTTGAAAGTCGAACCAAACGGCATGCTGAAGCTATCAAACGTCAGCGTGAACGATGTTGGCAATTACTCGTGCACCTTAGACGACGATCTCGACAAAACTATATTCAATTTGACGGTCAGAA caccTCCTCCAGCTCTACAAAATGTATGGGTCAAGCCATCTACAATATTGGCCAACATTCTTTGGGAAGTGGATGGTAACGGTGGATATCCTATCATAGACTTCACTGCTGAATATCGTTTGAAACCAGTGGTGGGGGAAGAACCGGAAGAATGGAAGCCCATTAGCCCAATACACATTCCTCCAAATTCT AGACAGATAGACGTGTATCATTTGGTGCCAAACACAACATACTCGTTTCGAGTGTGGGCAACCAATCAATTAGGAAAAGGAGAGATCGTGGAAGTCGAGGGTCACACGCAGTACAGTATAGAAGAACTGG AGCTCGCCCGACATCTTTTAGCTGGCGTAGAAAATTTCGATACACGCGTTTGGGTGGCAGCCGTAGGTATTGTGATGGGCACACTTTTGATTCTTGGTTTAGGTACTTGTTACCTACTGTATCGCGAGTGCAAGGTTCCTT CTGGAGGAGCAGGAGGTGATTGA
- the LOC139102146 gene encoding uncharacterized protein, with amino-acid sequence MKRKRNKEESKNCYENPLNGFRRSLEELRYVVGKIMINNDRRLTRSMVRNLNHQDTTISLSDSEFCQTNEARNSVIVINDSDSDSEVEITDFDNGKPIQIDDTGENNTSVKIIECISAPSSSAKKKPEIIIEQINSRSSKTQLYDSVSLSSLSSTESLLNKEDDASTKAEDDVVELWSCLQKSNARRKRKRKKNKTNAMYMIDKKPNLNYLKYLEINKQSKKRKRKHDLSSDEEISKCADSSRERQNDKSLESSSTNSPCLKKKMINSNEQNSQIYSAHKLRTIVVDGCNVALSYTNGKKFSEKGIQMVVDYFKLKGHTVKVFLPQHIRKKEYTYVEQLYKTGIVVFTPSRIVEGKLIASYDDRFILKYATSCGGIVVSKDQYRDLYKEKPEWRDTIKNRLLIPTFVEDYIMFPEDPLGRFGPNLEQFLRHY; translated from the exons ATGAAGAGGAAAAGGAACAAGGAAGAATCTAAGAACTGTTATGAAAACCCATTGAATGGATTTAGAAGAAG TCTGGAAGAGCTTAGATACGTTGTTGGAAAGATCATGATCAACAATGATAGGAGGTTAACTCGTTCAATGGTACGGAATTTGAATCACCAAGATACAACAATTTCTTTGAGCGATTCCGAATTCTGTCAGACGAACGAAGCTCGGAACAGTGTAATCGTTATCAATGACAGCGACAGCGACAGCGAGGTTGAAATAACCGATTTTGACAATGGCAAGCCAATACAAATAGATGATACAGGTGAAAATAATACTTCAGTCAAGATCATTGAATGCATTTCGGCACCTTCCTcgtctgcaaaaaaaaaaccagaaatTATTATCGAGCAAATTAATAGTAGATCTTCCAAAACGCAACTTTATGATTCTGTCAGTTTGTCTAGTTTGTCAAGTACagaatctttattaaataaggaGGATGATG CATCAACAAAAGCAGAAGATGATGTTGTCGAATTATGGTCTTGTCTGCAAAAATCAAATGccagaagaaaaaggaaaagaaaaaagaacaagacAAATGCAATGTATATGATAgacaaaaaaccaaatttgAATTATCTCAAATATTTGGAGATTAATAAACAATCtaagaaaaggaagagaaaacaTGATCTATCTTCTGACGAAGAGATATCAAAATGTGCAGACAGTTCAAGAGAAAGGCAGAATGACAAATCCTTGGAATCAAGTTCCACAAATTCACCCTGcctcaaaaagaaaatgattaattcgAATGAGCAGAACAGCCAAATATATTCAGCACATAAATTAAGAACAATAGTTGTTGATggttgcaacgtagcattatc ttataCAAACGGTAAAAAATTCTCAGAAAAAGGTATCCAAATGGTAGTAGATTATTTCAAATTGAAAGGTCACACTGTGAAAGTTTTCTTACCGCAACACATTCGAAAAAAGGAATATACATATGTCGAACAACTGTATAAAACAGGCATAGTTGTCTTTACACCTAGCCGTATCGTTGAAGGAAAACTAATCGCATCTTATGACGATCG atttattttgaaatatgcGACTTCATGTGGCGGTATAGTGGTTTCCAAAGATCAATATAGAGATTTGTACAAAGAGAAGCCGGAATGGCGTGATACAATTAAAAACCGCTTATTAATACCCACTTTCGTCGAAGATTATATCATGTTTCCAGAAGATCCATTAGGTAGGTTTGGACCTAATCTCGAACAATTTTTGCGacattattaa
- the LOC139102131 gene encoding DNA excision repair protein ERCC-6 yields MAERNNECNDNNITSDFNKDAMGDMLSDFPNNLREIVSVKTEDSILQEVSEHIRHTTIKSNNQCGIQKSDIELNPENAEGTNKEDHRAELQKQVEIGEITPFEAEFKQSTLEQKEGAVNKSSQLSDLEKYFKQQADLAEQRKKQKKVSKTPSDKDHSLPVKKSKLHSTDAKKNKKHQKSMYENKDNTVQNIDKANSSIASEINNSSESEYVPSDDEDSDTEDKKSKKRKVSVKSGYTRTKKTRDDGNNQLFRQRMETNVYPKDEAMHKVDSLFKVPQCIWEKLYRYQKIAVQWFWELHGRNLGGLLGDEMGLGKTVEVIAFLAGLDCSELLSHNGRYRGLGPTIVICPATLMEQWVKHFHEWWPFFRVIVLHHSGGYNGDPESLIESLQTGGILITSYNGVLKHKDLLVSSQWDYVILDEGHKIRNPQAKVSRLVKKFSTPHRLLLSGSPLQNSLKELWSLFDFILPGKLGTLPAFLEHCAAPITRGGYANATPLQEATALQIATMLKDTIKPFMLRRTKTDVKHHLTLPEKNEQVLFCSLTDEQTKIYKKYLCSDDVSFVLHERNTYRDSGKYRARFLIALSALRKICNHPDLFLYTRELDSDEDIDLSEKHLQKFGYWKRAGKMTVVRSLLNIWQKQGHRVLLFTQGRQMMHILESLLQHEKYTYLRMDGTTPMSQRHQTINKFNNDESYFVFLLTTRVGGLGVNLTGANRVIIYDPDWNPATDAQARERAWRIGQNKQVTIYRLITAGTIEEKIYHRQIFKLLLSNKVLNDPRQRRLFKTTDLVELFNLNEPINGESSESDRLFRESKLTPDIPGRFSRSKIEQMKKLASTLSKKISASVKSKRNENENASDSTCEGNHDEQTNNSKPEFESVATKNSSLVNESLPPDQDNTQKLSECNEDFNMNSDAIVEKSSSIENKNIFKKDNCEQNVTSVKSLNNNSVEKESQLNLKSDKIELSSRKSKKYKKHSYSGKTNVSAIFEGERVPCLIGRRLGRSGEKEESVSTADDDYVLRKLFAKSSVSSAFQHETVLSNVYHNNDNENMMQRFARESAQESMDFVHQSGKYCWRPA; encoded by the exons ATGGCAGAGAGAAATAACGAGTGTAACGATAACAATATTACGtcagattttaataaagacgCAATGGGAGATATGTTGAGTGACTTTCCAAATAATCTGCGAGAG ATAGTATCGGTTAAAACAGAAGATAGTATTTTGCAAGAAGTATCAGAACATATCAGGCATACTACAATTAAGTCAAATAATCAGTGTGGCATACAAAAAAGTGATATTGAACTGAATCCTGAAAATGCTGAAGGTACTAACAAGGAGGATCATCGAGCAGAGTTGCAAAAACAGGTTGAAATTGGAGAAATTACTCCATTTGAAGCAGAATTCAAGCAGTCTACTTTGGAACAAAAAGAAGg GGCTGTCAATAAGAGTTCTCAATTATCAGATcttgaaaagtattttaaacaACAAGCTGATCTTGctgaacaaagaaaaaaacagaagaaagTATCTAAGACACCTTCTGATAAAGATCATTCACTACctgtaaaaaaatcaaaattacataGTACTGAtgcaaaaaagaataaaaaacacCAAAAGTCTATGtatgaaaataaagataatactGTACAAAATATAGACAAAGCAAATTCCAGTATAGcaagtgaaattaataatagttcAGAAAGTGAATATGTTCCAAGTGATGATGAAGATTCtg atACAGAAGACAAgaaatctaaaaaaagaaaagtgtcAGTTAAATCAGGGTATACTCgcacaaaaaaaa ctcGAGATGACGGAAATAATCAGTTATTCAGACAGAGAATGGAAACAAACGTTTATCCTAAAGACGAAGCAATGCACAAAGTCGATTCTCTCTTTAAAGTACCACAATGTATTTGGGAAAAGTTATATAG ATATCAGAAGATCGCAGTTCAATGGTTTTGGGAATTACATGGTCGGAATTTAGGTGGCCTTTTAGGTGATGAAATGGGATTAGGAAAAACTGTGGAAGTTATTGCATTTCTTGCTGGTTTAGATTGTAGCGAATTACTTTCTCATAACGGaag ATACAGAGGGTTGGGTCCCACTATAGTTATATGTCCTGCTACTTTAATGGAGCAATGGGTAAAACATTTTCACGAATGGTGGCCATTTTTTAGAGTTATTGTACTTCATCATTCTGGTGGTTACAACG GTGATCCAGAAAGTTTAATAGAATCTTTACAAACTGGTGGGATACTTATTACTTCTTATAACGGAGTTCTTAAACATAAAGATTTGCTTGTGTCTAGTCAATGGGACTATGTTATCCTAGACGAAGGGCATAAGATTCGTAATCCACAAGCAAAG gtGAGCCGTCTGGTAAAGAAATTCTCAACACCACATCGATTGTTGTTAAGTGGAAGTCCAttgcaaaattctttaaaGGAACTTTGGTCTttgtttgattttattttgcctGGCAAACTAGGCACTCTACCTGCATTTTTAGAACATTGCGCTGCTCCTATAACACGCGGAGGGTACGCAAATGCTACGCCACTTCAAGAAGCAACAGCTCTTCAAATAGCCACTATGCTAAAAGATACTATTAAGCCATTTATGCTTCGAAGAACGAAGACCGATGTGAAGCATCATCTCACTCTACCAGAGAAAAATGAAcag gTATTATTCTGCAGTTTAACGGACGagcaaacaaaaatatataaaaaatatctgtgTTCAGATGATGTATCCTTTGTCCTTCACGAGAGAAATACTTATCGCGATAGTGGAAAATATAGGGCAAGGTTTCTTATTGCCTTGTCAGCATTGAGAAAGATATGCAATCATCCGGACTTATTTTTGTATACCAGAGAACTA GATTCTGATGAAGATATCGACTTGTCCGAGAAACATCTACAAAAATTCGGTTACTGGAAACGTGCTGGAAAAATGACTGTGGTTCGGTCTCTTCTGAACATTTGGCAAAAGCAAGGGCATAGAGTGTTGCTTTTTACTCAAGGAAGACAG aTGATGCACATTTTGGAGTCTCTTTTGCAACatgaaaaatatacttacttGAGAATGGATGGAACAACACCAATGTCTCAACGACATCaaacaattaacaaatttaataat GATGAGTCGTATTTCGTGTTCTTGCTGACAACGCGCGTAGGAGGCCTAGGAGTAAATCTAACCGGTGCGAATCGAGTGATTATTTACGATCCGGATTGGAATCCAGCCACGGACGCccaagcgagagaacgcgCGTGGAGAATAGGACAGAATAAACAAGTTACTATTTATAGATTAATTACCGCTGGTACGATAGAAGAAAAG ATATATCACagacagattttcaaattgcTACTTTCAAATAAAGTTCTTAACGATCCCCGCCAACGACGTCTATTTAAAACAACGGATTTGGTAGAGCTGTTCAATTTGAATGAACCGATAAATGGCGAGTCTTCTGAATCGGATCGTTTATTTAGAGAATCTAAATTGACACCTGATATTCCTGGTAGGTTTTCTCGCAGCAAAATTGAACAGATGAAAAAATTAGCGTCAACTCTCAGTAAAAAGATAAGTGCTAGTGTTAAATCGAAACGtaatgaaaatgaaaacgCAAGTGACAGCACTTGCGAAGGAAATCACGACGAACAAACTAATAATTCGAAACCCGAATTTGAATCTGTCGCTACAAAGAATAGTTCGCTTGTAAATGAAAGTTTGCCACCTGATCAAGACAATACACAAAAATTGAGTGAATGCAATGAAGATTTTAATATGAATTCTGATGCAATTGTTGAGAAAAGCAGCagtatagaaaataaaaatatatttaaaaaggaCAATTGTGAACAAAATGTAACTTCTGTGAAATCTTTAAACAATAATTctgtagaaaaagaaagccaacttaatttaaaatctgataaaattgaattatcaTCTCGTAAAAgcaagaaatacaaaaaacaCTCGTATTCTGGCAAGACAAATGTTTCTGCGATATTTGAAGGAGAACGTGTTCCTTGTTTGATCGGTCGTCGTTTAGGACGTTCTGGTGAAAAGGAAGAATCGGTTTCAACCGCAGATGACGATTATGTCTTGAGGAAGTTATTCGCTAAATCAT CTGTTAGTTCAGCTTTCCAACACGAAACAGTATTATCAAATGTGTATcataataacgataatgagAACATGATGCAACGTTTCGCACGAGAATCGGCACAAGAAAGTATGGATTTTGTTCATCAATCGGGAAAATATTGTTGGAGACCAGCATAG
- the LOC139102155 gene encoding RING finger protein narya-like, translated as MSQMNWIICNKCFAPLYRGKRPYHLTQCGHITCQSCLQQVEKQCPQCDHVETMSLALEEPLMPKVIPFFQPLTENLEILLKVVTFHSNQLKITMQRFHDLDKKYEMAKTQFLELKQNFNTLSKNYANLRNVRDKLNKKLSSFAEVEKMQIKPSRFAHHVMGTPSDSGISVQQSCFYSDMPEVTPQSIHRAKNPIISNSSQSLNLRCTQDSFLKPNNISMINRNKYKTANSFRQRL; from the exons ATGTCGCAGATGAATTGGATAATTTGCAACAAGTGCTTCGCTCCCTTATATAGAGGAAAACGTCCCTATCATCTTACCCAATGCGGTCATATCACATGCCAGAGTTGCCTCCAGCAAG TCGAGAAACAATGTCCGCAATGTGACCACGTCGAGACCATGTCATTGGCACTGGAAGAGCCCCTCATGCCGAAGGTGATTCCGTTCTTCCAGCCGCTTACCGAGAATCTGGAGATACTTTTGAAAGTGGTGACATTCCACAGCAATCAGCTGAAAATAACGATGCAGCGCTTCCATGATCTC GACAAGAAGTATGAGATGGCAAAGACCCAGTTTCTGGAGCTAAAGCAGAATTTCAACACGTTGTCAAAGAACTATGCAAATTTGAGGAATGTGAGGGATAAGCTTAACAAAAAACTCTCGTCCTTTGCAGAAGTAGAAAAAATGCAGATAAAACCTTCACGATTTGCGCATCATGTAATGGGCACGCCATCTGATTCTGGTATTTCTGTACAACAGTCATGTTTTTATTCTGACATGCCGGAGGTAACTCCACAATCTATCCATCGCGCAAAAAATCCAATTATTTCCAATTCCTCGCAATCATTGAACTTAAG GTGCACTCAAGATTCATTTCTGAAACCCAACAATATATCTATGATCAATCGAAACAAGTACAAAACTGCTAATAGCTTTCGCCAACGATTGTAA
- the LOC139102158 gene encoding uncharacterized protein, producing MESSDRKNIYLTKTGDNSLNSGMRETMIVGQTNMTPECGGEGVMKPNNVTNVSTNQAKWSNNGSKSYIINPVPVKNEIVHLEDGSAHCNNKKMYYYDRHYTGHEEPERPTRRGTKRYRDKDAPKRALSAFFYFCQELRGKMREMHPEMGVGDIAKELGKLWMSTDLQTKSKYMAIAEEDRARYEREIIAYNKRVKSYDPEEVGTV from the exons ATGGAGTCATcagatagaaaaaatatttaccttaCAAAAACCGGTGACAATTCTTTGAACTCTGGAATGAGGGAGACTATGATTGTTGGTCAAACCAATATGACACCAG AATGTGGTGGAGAAGGTGTAATGAAGCCCAATAATGTGACCAATGTTTCTACTAATCAAGCAAAGTGGTCTAATAATGGCTCTAAAAGTTATATCATCAACCCGGTCCCGGTAAAGAACGAG ATTGTACATCTTGAAGATGGTAGTGCACATTGCAACAACAAGAAAATGTATTACTACGATAGACACTATACCGGTCATGAGGAGCCAGAGAGGCCGACGCGCAGGGGAACGAAGAGATACAGGGATAAAGATGCACCAAAACGAGCGCT ATCCGCGTTTTTCTACTTCTGTCAAGAGCTGCGTGGTAAAATGAGAGAAATGCACCCGGAAATGGGAGTAGGTGATATTGCTAAGGAATTAGGAAAATTGTGGATGAGTACGGATTTACAAACAAAATCCAAATATATGGCCATTGCAGAGGAGGATAGAGCTCGATATGAAaga GAAATCATCGCGTATAACAAAAGAGTTAAAAGTTACGATCCGGAAGAAGTTGGGACCGTATAA